GCGTGCCGTAGGGGTCGAGGTCGATCACGTCGAACCGGCGCTCGTGCACGAGCGCGTTCGCGTTCCGCTTTAGGACCTCGCCCTCCAGCCCGTTCAGCGCGAGGTTCCGCTCGCAGAGCTCGACCGCGCGGGGGTCGTGGTCGTTGAGCGTCACGTTCCAGCCGTTCGCCGCGGCGCGCACTCCCCGAACCCCGCTCGCGGCCATCGCGTCGAGGTAGCTCTCGGCGTGGCCGTTCCGCTCGCGGTACGCCCGGAGGACGGCGACGGTGAGGTCACGGTTCAGCTCCTGGTTCGGGTTGTAGAAGACCGCCTCACCGACCGACTCTTTGCTCTCCTCGGGGACCTCGATTTCGACCCGGCCCTCGCGCACTCGCATAGACGTACAGTCGCCCGTCACGGGGGAAAACTCGTTCGAGACCGGATCGAACCAGTTACTTCCACGCCACGCGAAGCCCGCGTGTGAGCGATCCGGTCGAGGAGTGGGAGGCGGCGCTCGCCAGCGCGGGGAGTCTCACCGCCCCGATCACCGACCGGATCATCAGACGCCACGGCGACCGCGGGGTGCGAGCGATGGAGGCTGTCTCCGAAGAGCGAGTGAAACGGTACCGGGACTTCACCGTCGTCGTCGGCTACGCCGAGGAGTACGTCGTCGAGGGCGGGCGCTGTACTTGCATGGACCGCCGGCACAACCTCGATCCGGACGACCCGACCCAACGCTGCTGGCACGAACTCGCCGTCGCCATCGCCGAGGCGACCGACCGGGTCGAGACACACGACATGTGGTACTCGGAGGTCCGCGAGTTCCTCTGATCGCGTTTTTGCTCGGGTGCACGAACCGTCATTTCGCACTCCGACGGCGAGCGGACCGGCCCAGCCCTCCCCCGTTCGGATCGCGGGCGATCTACGCCCGCGATCCGAGGCCACCGACTGACCTCCGGCGGGACGCCTACGGAAACGCCGACTACCACCCGCTCCGAGGAGTGGGTCATGGACCCACACCTCGCGCGGATCGCCGTCTACCCGATCAAGTCGCTCGATCCCAGGGATAGAAAGCGAACCGAGGTGATCGAGAACGGCGCGCTCGCCGGCGATCGGGAGTACGCGATTCGGGGCGACGAGGGGGACTACGTCAACGGCAAGCGCGAGCGGCAGACTCACCGGCTCCGGACAGCCTTCGACGGGGATACTATCGAACTCCGCAAACACGGAGACGACGAGGGCGTCCGATTCGACCCCGAAACCGATCGCGAGGCCCTCTCGGCCTGGCTCTCCGACTTTTTCGGCTACCCCGTCACGCTGGACCGCGAACCGGCCGGTGGCTTCCCGGACGACGCGGTCCTCTCCGGGCCGACGGTCGTCTCGACCGCGACCCTCGAGACCGTCGCCGGCTGGTTCGGCGGGATAAGCACGAGCGAGATGCGACGTAGACTCCGGGCGAACCTCGAGATCGGCGGCGTACCGGCGTTCTGGGAGGATCGCTTCTACGCCGAGCCGGGTTCCGTCGTCGCGTTCGCGGTCGGGGAAGTCGAGTTCGAAGGCGTCACCCCCTGCCAGCGCTGTGTCGTACCCTCGCGCGACCCGGACACCGGCGAGGAGTACGACGGCTTTCGACACCTGTTCGTCGAGAAGCGCCGTGAGACGCTCCCGGCGTGGGCGGCGGAAGGCCGCTTCGACCACCACTTCCGGCTGATGGTGAACACGCGTGTTCCCGAAGCGTCGTGGGGGCGGGAACTCCACGTCGGAGACGAGGTACGGGTCCTCGGTGAGCGACCCGAGTGAGAACCGGTTTGCTCTCCCGGCCCCTACCACGCCCATGAGCGACGGGAGTGCACTCGTACTGATCGACGTGCAGGAGGGCTTCGACGACCCGGTTTGGGGCGAACGGAACAACCCGGACGCGGAGGATAACGTCGGGCGACTGCTCGACGCCTGGCGCGAGTCGGGGAAGCCGGTGATCCACCTCAAGCACGACTCCGTGGAGGAGGACTCGCCGCTTCGACCCGACCGACCGGGAAACGCGATCAGGGCGTTCGCGGAGCCACGCGAGGGCGAACCGGTGTTCGCGAAGTCGGTCAACAGCGGGTTCATCGGCACCGATCTCGAGAGCCACCTCCTCGAGGAGGGGATCGAGGACCTCGTCCTCGTCGGGTTCACGACGGACCACTGCGTCTCGACGACGACCCGGATGGCGGAGAACCTCGGTTTCTCTCCCACCGTCGTCGCGGACGCCACGGCCGCCTTCGACCGCGACGGCTACGACGGAACCCGGTACTCTGCGGATGAGAGTCACTGCCTCGCGCTCGCGCACCTCTCGGGGGAGTTCGCCGAGATCCGGGAGACCGAGGAGCTGATCTGATTCGGACTGCTTTACCCGTGTACCGCTCGGACCGAGCGGCGGGGACCGGTCTGAGTAGTACAGACTACAGCAGTCCGAATGAGGAACGGGCGAAACGGGTGGCCTATCACAACGCTTAGGCGTGGTCTTCTGGATCTGTGGACGTGAGCTTCCTGACCGATCCCAGACGACGCCGCTGGCTCGGCTGGGGGGCGCTCGCCGTCGTCTTCCTGCTCGTCAACGTCCACCGGCTCTCGACCGCGGTGCTCTCCGAGCGGCTGACGACCGACTTCGCCATCTCGGCCGCCCAGCTGGGAACGCTTCACGCCTCCTTCTTCGTCGTCTACGCCTTCGTCCAGATCCCGACCGGCGTGCTGGCGGACCGATACGGCCCGCGCTACGTCGGCGCGGCGGGTGCATTCGTGCTCAGCGCCGGTGCGATCGCGTTCACCGCGAGCGACGGCTATCCGGTAGCGTTCCTCTCGCGGGCGCTCGTCGGCCTCGGCAGCGGGGTCGTCTTCATCACGATGCTTCGGTTCTGTGCGAACTGGTTCGAGACCGACGAGTTCGGGACGATGGCCGGCCTGACCGCCGGGATCGCCGGTCTGGGGGCTATCGTCGCGACGACGCCGCTTGCGGTCGCCGTCGACCGGTTCGGGTGGCAGCCGACCGTGTTCGGCCTCGCGCTCATCGGGTTCGTCGCGGGGGCAGCGGTATTCGCCTTCGCGAGGGCGTCGCCCGCCGACGCCGGTCTCGACCCGATCGAGAACGTCCCCGAACAGCCGTCCGTCTCGCTCGCCGAGACCGCCGGCTACCTGCGAGACCTCCTCACCGACGGGGAACAGTGGCTGCTCGCGGTTATCTTCTTCTCCGGAATGGGGACGATCCTGACGATCATCGGCCTCTGGGGGGTTCCCTACCTCGTCGTCGTCCACGGTCTGTCGGTCACTGCGGCCTCGTACTACACGCTGCTGGGCTCGGTCGGGATACTCGTCGGCGCGCCGGCGGTCGGCTGGATCTCCGATAGGCTCGGACGGCGGTTCCTCCCGATGGTCGTCGGTCTCGGCGTGTTCGCGCTCACCCTGTCGGTCATCCCGATCGTGGGAACCCCACCGCTTCCCGTGGTCGCGCTCACGTACTTCCTCGTGGGGTTCTCGCTCGGGAGTGTCATGCTCTCGCTCCCGATCATCAAGGAGCGGTATCCGGCGGAGGCAAGCGGCGTCGCCACCGCCACGGTCAACGGGGCCGGCTTCTTCGGTGCGGCCGTCCTCCCCGCGGTGATGGGCCTCGCGCTCGATCGCTACCGGACCGGCGATGTGGTCGCGGGCGCGGTCGTCTACACCGAGTTCGGCTACCGGATCGCGTTCTCGATCACCACCCTGGCGGTCGCCGTGGCGTTTCTCTGTTCGCTCTGGATCTACGTTCGAGAGGAGTGATCGGACCGCGACTCCCGCTACGACTCCGCACAGATCGAGACGAAGTTGCGGAGGATCCTGAGACCGGTCTCGCCGCTCTTCTCCGGGTGGAACTGCGTCCCGAAGACGTTCCCCTCCCCGTTCGCGACGATCGACGGGAACTCGACGCCGTACTCCGTCGTCGCGACCGTCGCGTCCTCGTCCTCGGGTTCGGCGTAGTACGAGTGGACGAAGTAGGCGTACTCCCCGTCGACGCCGTCTACCAGCGGGTGTTCGCGCTCGACGGAGAGTTCGTTCCAGCCCATGTGGGGGACCTTCTGCCCACCGGTGAACCGGACGTTCCGGCCGGGGACGAGGTCGAGGCCGGTGACGTCGCCCTGGCCGGCGCGGTCGGCCTCCTCGCTCGTCGTCAGAAGCATCTGCATCCCGAGACAGATGCCGAACAGCGGTCTCCCCGCTTCTGCGAGTTCGACGAGCGTCTCCCTGTACGGTCCGGCGTTCTCGACGCCCTCCCGGAACGCGCCGACGCCGGGGAGGACGATCCCGTCGGCCGCGGCGATCGTGTCCGGATCGTCGCTCACCTCGACGGCCGCCCCGGCGCGTTCGAGTCCCCGGGTGACGCTCCTGAGGTTCCCCAGTCCGTAGTCGACGACGACGACGGAGGCGGTCGTTGCGTCCTGTGTGACGATTTCGGCGTTCATAGCCCCTTCTTGGTGCCGAGCCTGCTTTCCGTTTCGGATTCGGCGAAACCGCCCCCGTTACGTCCGGCTCAGCGAACCGTTATAGTGGACCACCCGCGAGTCCGTGCGATGATCGACGCCGATCACCCGCCGTCGGCGCTCGACCCGCCGTTCGCGGACGGTGCCAGCCTCGCGGGCTGCCTGCTCGGTGAGACGGTGCTGGTTTACGGTGAACGGAGCCACGGCGCGTGGATCAGGAGCGACACCCCGGTTCGGCCCGAGCGCTAGAACTCGCCCAGTCGCGACTGGCCGTCCCCACCCGACCTATCGCGGCCGAGCAACGCCGCTGCCTCCGAGAGCGTCCCATCGAGCGTCCCCTCCTGCGATCGGTCGTAGAGCATCGCCGCCGGGTGGACACAGATCAGCACCGGGTACGAGCGGTCGCCGATCCGGACCTCGTCGACGCCTCCCGCCTCCGTCGTGACCGCCACTTCCCTGCCGAGTACGTGACTCGAGGGTACCTTCCCCACGGTCAAGAGTAGCTCCGGATCGACCAGTTCGATCTCCCGTTCCAGGTAGCCCCGACAGTTCGAGAGCTCTTCGGACCTCGGATCGCGGTTCTCCGGCGGGCGACACCGGACGCAGTTGGTGATCCGCACCGTCTCGCGGTCGATACCGTTCTCCCGGAGTTTCTCGGTCAGCAGGTCGCCGCTGCGGCCGACGAACGGCTCTCCCTCCTTGTCTTCCTGCTCGCCCGGTGCCTCCCCGATCACGAGGAGGTCCGCGTCCTCGGGGCCGACGCCGTTGACGATCGTCGACCGGCTCTCGACCAGCGCCGGACACCGCTCGCAGGCGACGACCGAACAGCCCTCCATCTCTCCCATACCCGGCGCTCGGCCCGCACTCACAAAGCCGCCCCGGTCACTCCTCGCGCCACTCGTCGACCGCCCGCGCGGCGAGCCTGGCGACCCTGATCGGCTCGGGACGTCCGCCCTCCGGCGTGAACGCCCGGACCAGCGCCGCCGCCCCCTCGTCGTCCAGCCCGACGGATCTGACGAAGACCCGGTCGTCGTTCACCCAGAGTTCGTTCCGGGGTGGCTGGCGCTCGTAGATGGTGAGCCGTCGCTCGTACTCCTCGCCGGAGAACGCCTCCCGCAGCCCCGCTTCGAGGCCGTCGCTCCCCTCGAAGCTCACCGAACAGACCATCATCCCCGTCCGCGCGTGGATCTCGTGGAGGTCGTAGAGGTTGAACCAGGCGGGTGCGACCCCCGAGAGCAGGATGTAGGGGACGTCCTCCCTGTCGAGTCGATCGACGAGCGCACAGACCTCGCCGGTCGCGTCGAGGCCGCCGACGGCGATACGGGAGAAGGCGAAGCCGTCGACGACCCGATCGGTGCGGACGACGGCGCCGGCGAGCGTGCTCTCCTCGCCGCGGGCGGACTCCGCGACGCCGAGTGCACGCACCCCGGGCTTCACTCGCCCTCTTTGATCTCCTCGAGGCGCTCGATCAGTTCGGCGTTCGACGCGCCGTTGTCGAACGCGAACTCGCCACGGTGGGCTGCGCCCGTCGTCACGGCTTCGTCGTCCAGATCGGTCTCGATCTCGTGGTTGCCCTGTTCGGATTCGTCGTAGCTACCGAATCCCATGTGTGAGCCTAGCAGGCTTGAACCACTAAAACGCACCGGCGTCGACACGCTGATGGGCCCCACTCCCCTCGTGTGACTATGGATGTCATCGACGTGACGGCGGACGCCGACGTGTTCACCTGCAACGTGTTCCTCGTCACCGGAGAGCAGAGGGTTCTCGTCGACGCCGGCGCGATGGAGGGGATCGTCGAACGGGTCGCAGAGCACGTCGACGACCTCGACGCGGTCGTACTCACCCACCAGCACGGCGACCACGTAGACCAGCTCGACGCGATCCTCGACCGGTTCGACCCCGACTGTTACGCCTACGACGACCACCCCCGACGGACCCACCCGATCGAGGACGGCGATCTCGTGATGATCGGCGACGATCGGTTCGAAGCGGTCTACACGCCCGGCCACGCCGCGGACCACCTCTCGTTCGTCGGCGACCGTGCGGTCTTCTCGGGCGACGTCGTCGTCTACAACGACGAGGCGTTCGACGACGGGAGCTTCGGGCGGACCGACATGCCGGGTCAGTCCCGCGAGCGGCTGATCGAGAGCATCCACGAGCTCCTAGAGCGGCTCCCGGCGGGCGTCGAGTCGATGTACCCCGGCCACGGCGACTCCTTCCACGGCGACGTCCGTGAGGTGGTCGAGCGAGCGCTCGAACGCGCAGAGCGCCGCGAACCGAAGTACCCGGAGGAGAGGGCGTAGCCGACCGCCGGGTCGGCGTTTATCCGCCTCGCGTCCGTACGTGGACGCATGGAGTTTCACGACGCGACGCTCGACGACCGGGAGGAGATCTGCGAGGTCGCTCGAAAATCGATCGAGGCCTCGTACGCGCTCAGCCCGCAGACGATGGAGACGCTACTCGAGACCGAGTTCGGCGAGGACCGGTTGGAAACGCTGATCGAAACGGAGTCCGCGATCGTCGCCCGGGGCGAGGAGGGGACCGTCGGGTTCTTCCTCGGGACGGCCGACGACGAGGAAGGAACGATCGAGTGGATCCACGTCGCCACCGAGGCACGCGGGCAGGGTGTCGGCCGCGAACTGTACGAACGCGGGACCGACCGGCTCCACGACCGCGGCGCGGAGACGATCCGCGCGGAGGTGCTCGCGGACAACGCAGAGGGCCGGACCTTCCTCGAGAGCTTCGGCCTGGAGGCCGACGAGCAGCGCGACGTGGAGATCGGTGAGGAGACGTTCAGCGCCCACGTCTACACGGAGGGTGGATCGAGCGACGACGTCTCGCCGCACACGGAGTCGGAGCCGGTGCTCGAAGCGGGCGGGACCGTGGAGGACGCCGAGGGTCGGACGATCTACCTGGGCGAGGAGGAGCTACCCGGGGAACAGGGACCGTTCTACGTCGCCTACGAAGGAGAGGAACGAGAGGAGCCGTACAGTTTCGCCTGCGCGAACTGCGGGACGCTCGTCGAGGCGGTCGATTCGCTCGACCGGGTCGAGTGCGGGGAGTGTGGGAACCTGAACGCGCCCGACGAGTGGGACGGGAGCTACCTCTAGGTACCTAGACGGTTCGGCGCTCTTTGGCCTTCGGGCGGAGGTTCTGGTAGCCACACTTGCGACAGCTGGTCGCCCGCCGTGGGTTTCGGGCGTTACACCGCATACAGATCTGTTTGTCGAGCAGCCGGTCTTCCGCGACGTCGAACGATGCCATGGACGCCGTTGCCGGCCGCCGGACAAAAGACTTCTCAGTCGGTTCCGAGCCCGAAGTGGACCGAGACGTCCTCGGTCGCGGCCCGCGAGGTGAGAAGCGAGACCCCGACGGTGAGCACGAGTCCCAGGAGCATTCCGACGACCGAGGCTCCCCAGCCGCCGTAGGTTCCCGGAACCATCGGGAGGAAGGCCGCGGCCACGTAGAAGAGCTGGCTGCCGCAGACCCCGGCGTACATCCCGGTTCTGGTCGTTCCCGTCCAGTAGAGCGCGACGATCACCGGGAGGGCGAGCTGGGCGAACCCGGAGAACGCGAGGTCGCCGACCTCGATCAGCGTCCCCGGCTGACTGAGGCTCGCGAGGAACGTCGCGAGCGCGAAGACGACCACCACGACCCTCCCGAGCAGGTCCTCACGGCGCTCGCCGAGACCGGGATCGACGAACGGTCTGTAGAGGTCCCGGGTGAAGTACGACGAACCCGAGAGCAGCATGGAGTCGGAGGAGGACATCATCGCGGCCATCGCCCCGGCGATGACGAGCGCGCCGAACCAGACCGGGGTGTACTCGGTCAGCAGGAGAGGGAGGACGTTCTGACCGGGTTCGGCGTCGATGCCGAGGCCACGCGCCCAGGTACCCAGGAGGAAGGCGGGGACGAAGAGCAAGAGGACGAGCACCGGCCAGAGCGGGAGCGTCCGCTTGAGCACCCGTTCCGAGCGGGCGACGAAGAAGCGCTGGTTCACCTGTGGGAACATCGCGACGCCGAAGGCGATGCTCACCGCGAGCGTGAGCATCCGCTGGGGGGTGTAGTACTCGCTGCCGAGCGCGAGCAGTTCGGGGGCCTCCCTCGCGACGCCCGCGCTCGCGACGCTCGGGCCGCCCGCGGCGACGAGCACCCAGATCGCGGCCACCCAGACGACGACGAGCATGAACAGCCCCTGCAGGGTGTCCGTCCAGGCGATGCCACGCATCCCCGCGAGCACGACGTAGACGATCATGAACAGCGTGATGAGCGCCGCCCCACCCCAGTACGGGAGCGCCCCGTGGGTGAGCGCTTCGAGTGCCGTCCCCGCGCCCATCTGCTGGAGCATCACGTACGGGAAGAGCCAGAAGAGGCTGATCCCAGCGACGAGTCCCCGGAGTCGGCGCGAGCCGAAGCGGTCGCCGAGCATCTCGCCGAGGGTGACGTAGCCGCCGCGCTGGCCGATCAGCCACTGCTTGTAGCCGATCACGTACCAGAGGATCCCGAAGATGACGCCGTCCATCAGCCCCATCACGAGGATCCACTCCGGCCCCTGGAAGTACGACACGTTCGGGCCGCCGAAGAAGGTGAACGCCGAGAGCAGCGTCGCGAAGACGGTAAAGAGCAGGACTACGGTCCCGAACGACCGGCTCGCGAGGTAGTAGTCCTCGGCGGTGCGGTCGGTCAGCCGGTAGGCGACGAGGCCGACGACGAGCGCCAGTACGAGATAGCCGACGACGATCCCCAACTGGACGGCGACGACGTTCACGACCCCGCCTCCGTGATCCAGAGCCCCCACGAGCGCTGGACGAAGATCCAGAACGCCCCCGCCGTGACGACCATCCAGCCGGCGTGCCACCAGATCCAGACCGGTACGCCGAGGTAGAGCCGCCCGTCACCCCAGAGGAACCAGGGGATCGAGAACGCGACCAGCGTCAGGAAGACGAGCGCCCACCCGACCCGTTCGACGGTCGAAGCCATCTGTACGCTCCCTATCGACCACTACCGCTTACCTATTACTATTCAGTATCAGAATCGGATACCGATGAACTTCGTTCTTCGAAACGCCCGATAGAAACGACACGGCTCCTGTGTCCGGTGGCGTGTGTACTCAAGGGGAGTCGACCCGTAGGGTGCGAGCGTGATCGGCTGGATCGCTGAGCTCGCGACCGGGTTCATCGAGAGCTACGGGCTCCTCGCGCTGTTCGTCGTCTTCGTCCTCGAGGGCGCGCTCGTGGGGAAGCTGATCCCGACGCGGACGCTCCTGATCGCGACGGTCGTCGTCCTGGAGGAGCCACTCGCCTACCTCTCGGTGCTCCTGGTGGCCGTCGTCGGCGCGACGATCGGCCAGTGTGCGGTCTTCCTCGTCGTTCGCTCACGCGGCTCGATGGACGTGCTCGACCACCGGTACGTCAGCCTCGACGACCGCTGGCTTTCGCGCTCGCGGGAGTGGTTCGATCGGTGGGGGTTGCCCGCGCTGCTGGTCACCAACACGCTCCCGGTCGTCCGGGGCTACCTCGTCGTCGTCGTCGCGCTCTCGCGAACCCCCGCCTACCGCTTTCCAGTCTTCTCGGTCGCCGGTACGTTGATCTACGTCTCCGCGCTCGTCGCGATCGGTGCCGGCGTCGACACGGTGGTATAACCCCCTGTCAGTTCTCTCACTCGTCGCCTCCCCGAGCCATGCGAAGCCCGCTAGACCGCCGACGAGTCCCGGCCAGCCGACGCCGAGAAACGATCCTCGACTCGTGGCCGAACTGTTCGCTCGTGATACGAGAACCTGACGGGGGAGCCGACCCGGTCCGGATGACAGGGGCTATACACCCGCGTTCCCAACCCCTGGTATGGCAACCGTCGGCGTCAGAGGACGCGCACGCGAACGTCCGCTCGCGATCACGGTCGTTCTGACGCTCGTCGGCTACGGCGCGGTGATCGGGACGTTCACGGGCCTGATCCCCTACCCGACGATCGGCGAGACCGGCGTCGACGTCCTCACGCATCTGATCGCGCTGACGAACGCGCTCGCGACGGTCGCGCTCGTCCTCGGCTGGTACTGGATCAGGAAGGGGGAGGTCGCGAAACACCGGACCGCGATGCTCTCGGCGTTCGCGCTCATCCTCCTCTTCCTCCTCTTCTACCTCCCCCGGGTGGGCGGCGGTGGCGAGAAGTACTTCGTCCTCGAGTCGGCCTACGCGTGGGTGCCGCTCTGGGCGGGGATGCGCTACGCCTACCTCGGGATGCTCGCGATCCACATCGTCCTCTCGGTGCTCGCCGTTCCGCTGGTGGTCTACGCCGTGACCCTCGGGCTGACGCACTCCCCGAGCGAGTTGCGAACCACGCTCCACCCGACCGTCGGCCGGATCGCCGCCGCGACGTGGATCCTCTCACTCCTCCTCGGCATCGTCACCTACGTCCTGCTGAACCACCTCTACGCAGCCGAGTTCGAGCCCGCGCTGATCCTCCCGATCCTCTAGTTACCCGCCGCTCAGCCGACGGGGTGAGCAGCGGGTTCGCGAGGCTTCATGTGTCGGACGTGAGCAGGGAGGGTATGATCGCAGGCGCAAGCGGCTGTGTCCACCACGCGGCGACCGAACCGAACGACGACAGGGAGCTGGGGACGAAGATCATCGAGGCGATCGCGGAGGCGAAGGGGGTCTCCCCGATCTCGCTCGACATCAGCCTCGCGGAGACGATCGATCCCGAGGCGCTCGACGCGCTCTTTCCCCGGAGCGGCGACGACGAGGCGTTCGTTTCGTTTCACGTGGACGAGTTCATGGTGATGGTGTTCGCGAGCGGCGACCTGATGCTCTACGGCCGAGACTGACCACGAGCTCCCATCTCCGAAGGAATCGATCAGAGCGGTATCTCCGCCGTCGCCGACTCGCAGTCGGTACACCGGATCCGGAGCACTCTGCCGTCCTCCTCTAGACCGGGGACCTGTACGGTCTCTCGGTCACGCTCCGGACACGCTCTGTAGTACTCGATTCGCTTCGTCTCGCGTGGCGCGCCGAGCGCGAGAACGACCGCCGCTCGTCATCCAGGTTCCGCC
This region of Halalkalicoccus sp. CGA53 genomic DNA includes:
- a CDS encoding MOSC domain-containing protein; this encodes MDPHLARIAVYPIKSLDPRDRKRTEVIENGALAGDREYAIRGDEGDYVNGKRERQTHRLRTAFDGDTIELRKHGDDEGVRFDPETDREALSAWLSDFFGYPVTLDREPAGGFPDDAVLSGPTVVSTATLETVAGWFGGISTSEMRRRLRANLEIGGVPAFWEDRFYAEPGSVVAFAVGEVEFEGVTPCQRCVVPSRDPDTGEEYDGFRHLFVEKRRETLPAWAAEGRFDHHFRLMVNTRVPEASWGRELHVGDEVRVLGERPE
- a CDS encoding cysteine hydrolase family protein; translated protein: MSDGSALVLIDVQEGFDDPVWGERNNPDAEDNVGRLLDAWRESGKPVIHLKHDSVEEDSPLRPDRPGNAIRAFAEPREGEPVFAKSVNSGFIGTDLESHLLEEGIEDLVLVGFTTDHCVSTTTRMAENLGFSPTVVADATAAFDRDGYDGTRYSADESHCLALAHLSGEFAEIRETEELI
- a CDS encoding MFS transporter, coding for MSFLTDPRRRRWLGWGALAVVFLLVNVHRLSTAVLSERLTTDFAISAAQLGTLHASFFVVYAFVQIPTGVLADRYGPRYVGAAGAFVLSAGAIAFTASDGYPVAFLSRALVGLGSGVVFITMLRFCANWFETDEFGTMAGLTAGIAGLGAIVATTPLAVAVDRFGWQPTVFGLALIGFVAGAAVFAFARASPADAGLDPIENVPEQPSVSLAETAGYLRDLLTDGEQWLLAVIFFSGMGTILTIIGLWGVPYLVVVHGLSVTAASYYTLLGSVGILVGAPAVGWISDRLGRRFLPMVVGLGVFALTLSVIPIVGTPPLPVVALTYFLVGFSLGSVMLSLPIIKERYPAEASGVATATVNGAGFFGAAVLPAVMGLALDRYRTGDVVAGAVVYTEFGYRIAFSITTLAVAVAFLCSLWIYVREE
- the hisH gene encoding imidazole glycerol phosphate synthase subunit HisH produces the protein MNAEIVTQDATTASVVVVDYGLGNLRSVTRGLERAGAAVEVSDDPDTIAAADGIVLPGVGAFREGVENAGPYRETLVELAEAGRPLFGICLGMQMLLTTSEEADRAGQGDVTGLDLVPGRNVRFTGGQKVPHMGWNELSVEREHPLVDGVDGEYAYFVHSYYAEPEDEDATVATTEYGVEFPSIVANGEGNVFGTQFHPEKSGETGLRILRNFVSICAES
- a CDS encoding uracil-DNA glycosylase, translated to MGEMEGCSVVACERCPALVESRSTIVNGVGPEDADLLVIGEAPGEQEDKEGEPFVGRSGDLLTEKLRENGIDRETVRITNCVRCRPPENRDPRSEELSNCRGYLEREIELVDPELLLTVGKVPSSHVLGREVAVTTEAGGVDEVRIGDRSYPVLICVHPAAMLYDRSQEGTLDGTLSEAAALLGRDRSGGDGQSRLGEF
- a CDS encoding endonuclease dU, which codes for MKPGVRALGVAESARGEESTLAGAVVRTDRVVDGFAFSRIAVGGLDATGEVCALVDRLDREDVPYILLSGVAPAWFNLYDLHEIHARTGMMVCSVSFEGSDGLEAGLREAFSGEEYERRLTIYERQPPRNELWVNDDRVFVRSVGLDDEGAAALVRAFTPEGGRPEPIRVARLAARAVDEWREE
- a CDS encoding DUF5786 family protein is translated as MGFGSYDESEQGNHEIETDLDDEAVTTGAAHRGEFAFDNGASNAELIERLEEIKEGE
- a CDS encoding MBL fold metallo-hydrolase translates to MDVIDVTADADVFTCNVFLVTGEQRVLVDAGAMEGIVERVAEHVDDLDAVVLTHQHGDHVDQLDAILDRFDPDCYAYDDHPRRTHPIEDGDLVMIGDDRFEAVYTPGHAADHLSFVGDRAVFSGDVVVYNDEAFDDGSFGRTDMPGQSRERLIESIHELLERLPAGVESMYPGHGDSFHGDVREVVERALERAERREPKYPEERA
- a CDS encoding GNAT family N-acetyltransferase, producing MEFHDATLDDREEICEVARKSIEASYALSPQTMETLLETEFGEDRLETLIETESAIVARGEEGTVGFFLGTADDEEGTIEWIHVATEARGQGVGRELYERGTDRLHDRGAETIRAEVLADNAEGRTFLESFGLEADEQRDVEIGEETFSAHVYTEGGSSDDVSPHTESEPVLEAGGTVEDAEGRTIYLGEEELPGEQGPFYVAYEGEEREEPYSFACANCGTLVEAVDSLDRVECGECGNLNAPDEWDGSYL
- a CDS encoding 50S ribosomal protein L40e, giving the protein MASFDVAEDRLLDKQICMRCNARNPRRATSCRKCGYQNLRPKAKERRTV
- a CDS encoding sodium:solute symporter family protein, producing MNVVAVQLGIVVGYLVLALVVGLVAYRLTDRTAEDYYLASRSFGTVVLLFTVFATLLSAFTFFGGPNVSYFQGPEWILVMGLMDGVIFGILWYVIGYKQWLIGQRGGYVTLGEMLGDRFGSRRLRGLVAGISLFWLFPYVMLQQMGAGTALEALTHGALPYWGGAALITLFMIVYVVLAGMRGIAWTDTLQGLFMLVVVWVAAIWVLVAAGGPSVASAGVAREAPELLALGSEYYTPQRMLTLAVSIAFGVAMFPQVNQRFFVARSERVLKRTLPLWPVLVLLLFVPAFLLGTWARGLGIDAEPGQNVLPLLLTEYTPVWFGALVIAGAMAAMMSSSDSMLLSGSSYFTRDLYRPFVDPGLGERREDLLGRVVVVVFALATFLASLSQPGTLIEVGDLAFSGFAQLALPVIVALYWTGTTRTGMYAGVCGSQLFYVAAAFLPMVPGTYGGWGASVVGMLLGLVLTVGVSLLTSRAATEDVSVHFGLGTD
- a CDS encoding DUF3311 domain-containing protein is translated as MASTVERVGWALVFLTLVAFSIPWFLWGDGRLYLGVPVWIWWHAGWMVVTAGAFWIFVQRSWGLWITEAGS
- a CDS encoding DedA family protein, coding for MIGWIAELATGFIESYGLLALFVVFVLEGALVGKLIPTRTLLIATVVVLEEPLAYLSVLLVAVVGATIGQCAVFLVVRSRGSMDVLDHRYVSLDDRWLSRSREWFDRWGLPALLVTNTLPVVRGYLVVVVALSRTPAYRFPVFSVAGTLIYVSALVAIGAGVDTVV
- a CDS encoding DUF420 domain-containing protein, with product MATVGVRGRARERPLAITVVLTLVGYGAVIGTFTGLIPYPTIGETGVDVLTHLIALTNALATVALVLGWYWIRKGEVAKHRTAMLSAFALILLFLLFYLPRVGGGGEKYFVLESAYAWVPLWAGMRYAYLGMLAIHIVLSVLAVPLVVYAVTLGLTHSPSELRTTLHPTVGRIAAATWILSLLLGIVTYVLLNHLYAAEFEPALILPIL
- a CDS encoding HalOD1 output domain-containing protein; its protein translation is MIAGASGCVHHAATEPNDDRELGTKIIEAIAEAKGVSPISLDISLAETIDPEALDALFPRSGDDEAFVSFHVDEFMVMVFASGDLMLYGRD